From the genome of Miscanthus floridulus cultivar M001 chromosome 10, ASM1932011v1, whole genome shotgun sequence, one region includes:
- the LOC136485605 gene encoding uncharacterized protein, with amino-acid sequence MEVLQQTLGSLGDFAQPGEAGCLPPGPRSSSSSHLLSSSSSDSEKSIALPPPVCDLLRSSTSSETESGDPGCLSFEHRCIVNLARTYFPVPPPPPPARKINPHKKYQYLLTARPDVILEKSKRLGKGALAHYNRRKKIKFELLDVMPVVQMPESGRLYTHINFTARSSKEGSKEQLFFAELYNCGKRRAPSGFLVTCCEPLGSDATVGHKGFQLDGATVVRKNIDFARCFACGPRMLHPRGDKYIAGHCNVAHIYTNTC; translated from the exons ATGGAAGTGCTGCAGCAAACTTTGGGGTCGCTCGGCGACTTTGCTCAGCCTGGAGAAGCTGGATGCCTACCTCCCGGGCCGCGATCAAGCAGCAGTTCCCATCTGTTGTCAAGCAGCAGCTCCGACTCCGAAAAATCTATAGCTCTCCCTCCCCCAGTTTGCGACCTCCTAAGGTCGAGCACCAGCTCAGAGACAGAGTCAGGAGATCCTGGATGCCTCTCATTCGAACACCGCTGCATCGTCAACCTGGCTAGAACTTACTTCCCtgttccgccgccgccgccgcctgctcg GAAAATCAATCCTCACAAAAAATATCAGTACCTTCTCACTGCACGTCCAGATGTTATTCTTGAGAAATCGAAGAGATTAGGAAAGGGTGCCTTGGCACATTACAACAGAAGGAAAAAG ATCAAGTTTGAGCTGTTGGATGTCATGCCTGTGGTCCAGATGCCTGAGTCAGGCCGTTTGTATACACATATTAACTTCACTGCAAGGTCCAGCAAGGAGGGTTCGAAGGAACAACTTTTCTTTGCTGAGCTTTACAACTGTGGCAAAAGGAGGGCTCCAAGTGGCTTCCTTGTGACTTGTTGTGAACCATTGGGTTCTGATGCTACTG TTGGACACAAAGGGTTTCAGCTTGATGGTGCCACGGTGGTGAGGAAGAACATTGACTTCGCACGCTGCTTTGCATGCGGCCCAAGGATGCTGCATCCCAGGGGTGACAAGTACATTGCTGGGCACTGCAACGTTGCTCACATTTACACCAATACATGCTAA